Proteins encoded in a region of the Atopobium sp. oral taxon 416 genome:
- a CDS encoding TetR/AcrR family transcriptional regulator, translating to MKTPVDKITVSDITREACLNRGTFYAHFASMSDLEKYVLEHLADRFIDFASNWYDISFLKNPRPMLVQLGSFVQMHRKLITSITRSTSFNPFMVALEQSIEKRLYDSIEKTYADREPHRLALIVITVDYVVHGILSSYSSWIQGEYGTLSLEQVNDALERLIKATGLTLLDEDMD from the coding sequence ATGAAAACGCCAGTAGACAAGATCACCGTGTCAGATATCACTCGGGAGGCCTGTCTCAACCGGGGGACCTTCTATGCGCACTTTGCTTCGATGTCAGATCTTGAAAAGTATGTATTAGAACATCTAGCCGACCGCTTTATTGACTTTGCCTCTAACTGGTACGATATCTCCTTTTTAAAGAATCCCCGTCCCATGTTGGTTCAGTTGGGTAGCTTCGTGCAGATGCACCGGAAGCTGATTACCTCGATCACCCGTTCCACCTCATTTAATCCCTTCATGGTGGCGCTGGAGCAAAGCATAGAAAAGCGTCTCTACGACTCAATCGAGAAAACCTATGCGGACAGAGAACCACACCGCCTCGCCCTCATTGTGATCACCGTCGACTACGTTGTCCACGGAATACTTTCCTCCTACAGCTCCTGGATTCAAGGGGAGTACGGCACCTTGAGTTTAGAACAGGTCAACGACGCGTTAGAACGCCTGATCAAAGCGACCGGTCTCACGCTGCTCGACGAGGATATGGACTAA
- a CDS encoding RND family transporter: protein MEKFFRGVLKHRRIVITVFLIVTAICLTLIPQVKIDADMSDYLPASAPSSQDLQLMKDVYGNDIPDARIYVTGISLPDANNFKNQLEKQAGVISVTWLGDQANIALPLEVQDQDTVDGWYDGKGYLFQAVFSEDVDQSQIDHIRALAHQIPGAQTVAMDGSAVSNAASLADINTDMSRIMLIAVITVLVIVMLNTTSYLHPIVMLITIGIAIVLNMGTNIFRGTISSITQLVASVLQLAVSMDYSIVLLTNFGKQREKNPDQFEAMVQAMAVSFPVILSSAAVTFFGFLSLAAMQFLIGADMGIALAKGIVCSFFSITLFMPCILYDMRNAVEKTTHKPFFKSFKGMSKVCHAGAIPALIIATVLAIPAYLASDSVSFTYGESSNLAPTSQVKIDSDLINKAFGESQTWAIMVPEGHWAEEEDLIDNLEDLPTTKSILSWSTIAGTAMPAGVGPSPQVSQLLNGGYSRIVLTSKIPDESKEGFDLVEHVRDLLSQHYDGDTHLVGNNVSYYDIRSVTSSDSMVVRMASILAIGAVLLIMFRSISIPILLVTAIELSIWINEAVPYFTGETINFVAFLVIDAVQLGAAVDYAIIYTEDYLKRRKITDKTTASIDSVEHTAQPIMTSSSILIVACLGIYFSVSSPMIQQVGMLIARGALISVIEIFFVLPLLFRIFDGFVRHTTWHAGFYMPGQKKVKEPRPTRKPQQLKSR from the coding sequence ATGGAAAAATTCTTCCGTGGTGTACTCAAGCACAGAAGGATTGTCATTACCGTATTTCTGATTGTGACCGCGATATGTCTGACGTTGATCCCACAGGTGAAGATCGATGCAGACATGTCCGATTACCTTCCTGCATCGGCCCCCTCCTCTCAGGACTTACAGCTGATGAAGGACGTATACGGCAATGATATCCCCGATGCGCGTATCTATGTCACCGGTATCTCACTGCCCGATGCCAACAACTTCAAGAACCAACTCGAGAAGCAAGCGGGCGTTATCTCTGTTACCTGGCTGGGCGATCAAGCCAATATTGCTCTGCCCCTTGAAGTGCAGGATCAAGACACGGTCGATGGCTGGTATGACGGGAAGGGCTATCTCTTCCAAGCAGTCTTCAGTGAAGATGTCGACCAGAGCCAGATAGACCACATCCGCGCCCTTGCCCACCAGATCCCGGGCGCCCAGACTGTGGCAATGGATGGCTCTGCTGTATCCAACGCTGCCAGCTTGGCAGACATCAACACCGATATGAGCCGCATCATGTTGATCGCAGTGATCACGGTCCTCGTGATTGTGATGCTCAACACTACGAGCTACCTACACCCGATCGTGATGCTGATCACCATCGGTATCGCAATTGTCCTGAATATGGGCACTAACATCTTCAGGGGGACAATCTCCTCTATCACCCAGTTGGTAGCTTCGGTCCTGCAGCTAGCTGTGTCGATGGACTACTCCATTGTCCTTTTGACCAACTTCGGCAAACAGCGAGAAAAAAATCCGGATCAGTTTGAGGCTATGGTCCAGGCAATGGCTGTATCCTTTCCGGTCATCCTGTCCTCCGCTGCCGTCACCTTCTTCGGCTTCCTGTCCCTTGCTGCCATGCAGTTTTTGATCGGTGCCGATATGGGAATCGCGCTTGCCAAAGGTATCGTGTGTTCCTTCTTCTCAATCACACTGTTTATGCCGTGCATCCTCTACGACATGAGAAACGCCGTGGAGAAGACCACTCACAAACCGTTCTTCAAATCCTTCAAGGGCATGTCCAAGGTCTGCCATGCAGGCGCAATCCCTGCCCTCATCATCGCAACCGTTCTGGCCATCCCTGCCTATCTGGCATCCGACTCCGTAAGCTTCACCTACGGAGAGTCCTCCAACTTGGCTCCGACCTCACAGGTGAAGATCGACTCTGACCTTATCAATAAAGCCTTCGGCGAGTCCCAGACCTGGGCCATCATGGTCCCTGAGGGACACTGGGCCGAGGAAGAGGACTTGATCGACAACCTTGAGGATCTCCCGACCACCAAGTCCATCCTCTCCTGGTCCACGATCGCAGGTACCGCAATGCCAGCCGGCGTTGGCCCTTCCCCTCAGGTAAGCCAGCTCCTGAATGGCGGCTACTCCCGCATCGTCTTGACTTCCAAGATCCCAGATGAGTCCAAGGAAGGCTTCGACCTCGTTGAACATGTCCGTGACCTCCTGTCTCAGCACTACGACGGGGATACGCACCTGGTCGGCAATAACGTGAGCTACTACGATATCCGCTCGGTCACCTCCTCCGACTCCATGGTCGTACGTATGGCTTCCATCCTCGCAATCGGTGCAGTACTTTTGATCATGTTCCGCTCGATCTCGATCCCTATTCTGTTGGTTACCGCGATCGAGCTCTCCATCTGGATCAATGAAGCGGTCCCGTACTTTACCGGAGAGACCATCAACTTCGTGGCTTTCCTGGTCATCGATGCAGTCCAGCTCGGCGCTGCCGTCGACTACGCGATCATCTACACCGAGGATTACCTGAAGCGCAGAAAGATCACGGACAAGACAACCGCAAGCATCGATTCCGTGGAGCACACAGCCCAGCCGATCATGACATCAAGCTCGATTCTGATCGTCGCCTGCCTGGGTATCTATTTCTCGGTCTCAAGCCCGATGATCCAGCAGGTCGGTATGCTGATCGCCCGTGGCGCACTGATCTCTGTCATTGAGATCTTTTTCGTGCTGCCGCTACTCTTCAGAATCTTCGACGGGTTTGTCCGTCACACCACGTGGCACGCCGGGTTCTATATGCCGGGACAGAAGAAAGTTAAAGAGCCCCGTCCAACCCGTAAGCCCCAACAGTTAAAGTCCCGCTAA